The following coding sequences lie in one Drosophila bipectinata strain 14024-0381.07 chromosome XR, DbipHiC1v2, whole genome shotgun sequence genomic window:
- the Tlk gene encoding serine/threonine-protein kinase tousled-like 1 isoform X4, which translates to MCVQKNMRRLKKMSAGAQLQMAPQTTSALSHHHPNQQQQLQPPQQPTPQPPPQQQHQHFANHHSAQQQTGQQQQEQQNPQQQAQQILTQPHLQHLQKHPHQLHQLQHPQQQQLHQAQQQQHFHQQQQSLQQQGLQSHQGSSNPDSNMSTGSSHSEKDVNDMLSAGATPALQQQQQHPAFPPALGMQQPPPPPPQQHSNNGGVAGEISYLTSATTTANKQPRTPAERKRKRKLPHSSTDEAGSGGGGGSGGGGSGGSVNNSSLKGKSLAFRDMPKVNMSLGLVDRLGGGSGGGAGGAGSGGSGASGGSGSGSGGGKSARLMLPGSDNKKINDYFNKQQTGVAVGAGGGGGNPSGLRGSHTGGGSKSPSSAQQQQQQQQATQQTAASGASGGSASQVQVQTSSAYSLYPPASPQTQTPQQQQQQPGSDFHYVNSSKAQQQQQRQQQQQQTSNQMVPPHVVVGLGHPLTLASIQQQQTPQQQQQQQQQQQQQQQQQLGPPTTSTATVVPSHPHQIGSLGVVGMVGVNVGVGVNVGVGPPLPPPPPMGLPAAILTYTKATQTEIFLHQLEDRETELESIKVKLDEVTRLSDEQKCQILGNQKTIDQHKSHIAKCIDVVKKLLKEKSSIEKKEARQKCMQNRLRLGQFVTQRVGATFQENWTDGYAFQELSRRQEEITAEREEIDRQKKQLMKKRPAESGRKRNNNSNQNNQQQQAQHQQQQQQNSNSNDSSQLTGGVASGPGSDRLGGGAAGSVDSGLGGNNAGGIGGGGGAGVGGSGGGVGGVGAVGSGGGGGGRGLSRSNSTQANQAQMLHNGGGGSGGNVGNSGGVGDRLSDRGGGGIGGNDSGSCSDSGTFLKPDPVSGAYTAQEYYEYDEILKLRQNALKKEDADLQLEMEKLERERNLHIRELKRILNEDQSRFNNHPVLNDRYLLLMLLGKGGFSEVHKAFDLKEQRYVACKVHQLNKDWKEDKKANYIKHALREYNIHKALDHPRVVKLYDVFEIDANSFCTVLEYCDGHDLDFYLKQHKTIPEREARSIIMQVVSALKYLNEIKPPVIHYDLKPGNILLTEGNVCGEIKITDFGLSKVMDDENYNPDHGMDLTSQGAGTYWYLPPECFVVGKNPPKISSKVDVWSVGVIFYQCLYGKKPFGHNQSQATILEENTILKATEVQFSNKPTVSNEAKSFIRGCLAYRKEDRMDVFALARHEYIQPPIPKHGRGSLNQQQQAQQQQQQQQQQQQQSSTSQANSAGQTSFSAHMFGNMNQSSSS; encoded by the exons ATGTGTGTGCAGAAAAATATGCGGCGCTTAAAGAAG ATGTCCGCCGGCGCTCAGTTGCAAATGGCCCCACAAACCACTTCGGCCCTAAGTCACCACCATCccaaccagcaacagcagctgcagcCGCCGCAGCAGCCGACACCACAGCCCCCGCCccaacagcagcaccagcacttCGCTAACCACCACAGCGCCCAGCAGCAGAcgggacagcagcagcaggagcagcagaatCCCCAGCAGCAGGCGCAGCAGATCCTGACGCAGCCACATTTGCAGCACCTGCAGAAGCATCCGCATCAGCTGCACCAGCTCCAGCacccgcagcagcagcagttgcaccaggctcagcagcagcaacacttccaccagcagcagcagtcgctGCAACAACAAGGGCTGCAGTCGCACCAGGGCAGCAGTAACCCGGACTCGAATATGAGCACTGGCTCCTCGCACAGCGAGAAGGATGTCAACGACATGCTAAGTGCAGGAGCAACTCCTGCCcttcagcagcaacaacagcatcCCGCCTTTCCGCCCGCCCTGGGCATGCAGCAGCCACCCCCGCCGCCCCCTCAGCAGCACTCGAACAATGGGGGCGTGGCTGGAGAAATATCGTACTTGACATCCGCCACGACGACGGCCAACAAACAGCCGCGCACGCCAGCGGAACGGAAACGTAAACGGAAATTACCGCACAGCAGTACGGATGAAGCGGggagtggtggtggtggaggatCCGGCGGAGGAGGCTCTGGCGGATCGGTGAACAACAGCAGCCTGAAGGGAAAGTCCCTCGCCTTTCGTGATATGCCCAAGGTGAATATGAGCCTGGGCCTTGTCGACCGCCTGGGCGGTGGCAGTGGTGGCGGGGCAGGCGGAGCCGGGAGCGGTGGCTCCGGAGCAAGTGGAGGCTCTGGGTCCGGCAGTGGCGGCGGCAAGAGCGCTCGACTCATGCTGCCTGGCAGCGACAACAAGAAGATCAACGACTACTTCAACAAACAGCAGACGGGCGTGGCCGTCGGGGCCGGCGGTGGCGGAGGCAATCCCTCGGGCCTCAGAGGTTCCCATACAGGCGGAGGCAGCAAGTCGCCCTCGTCcgctcagcagcagcagcaacaacaacaggcgACGCAACAAACGGCGGCGAGCGGGGCCAGTGGCGGGAGCGCCAGCCAGGTGCAAGTGCAGACCAGTAGCGCCTACTCGCTATACCCGCCGGCTAGCCCTCAGACACAGActccgcagcagcagcaacagcagcccgGCTCCGATTTCCATTACGTCAACTCCAGCAAggcgcaacagcagcagcagcggcaacagcagcagcaacagactTCCAATCAAATGGTTCCTCCGCACGTGGTCGTTGGCCTGGGTCATCCCCTCACTCTGGCCTCCATCCAACAGCAGCAgacgccgcagcagcagcaacagcagcaacaacaacagcaacagcagcagcagcaacaactcgGACCACCGACGACCTCGACGGCGACTGTGGTGCCCTCGCATCCACATCAAATCGGGTCCCTAGGCGTTGTTGGGATGGTCGGGGTTAATGTTGGCGTGGGCGTGAATGTGGGAGTTGGCCCGCCCCTACCACCACCCCCTCCAATGGGCTTACCCGCGGCGATCCTCACGTACACCAAGGCCACGCAGACCGAGATCTTCCTGCACCAGCTCGAGGACCGTGAGACTGAGCTCGAGTCCATCAAGGTGAAGCTGGACGAGGTGACGCGGTTGTCGGACGAACAGAAGTGCCAGATCCTTGGCAACCAGAAGACGATCGACCAGCACAAGTCGCACATTGCCAAGTGCATCGACGTAGTGAAGAAGCTGCTTAAGGAGAAGAGCAGCATCGAGAAGAAAGAGGCGCGCCAGAAGTGCATGCAGAATCGTCTTCGACTTGGCCAGTTTGTGACTCAACGAGTGGGCGCCACATTCCAG GAGAATTGGACGGACGGATATGCGTTCCAGGAGTTGAGCAGGCGTCAGGAGGAGATCACCGCGGAGCGCGAGGAGATCGACCGGCAAAAGAAGCAGCTGATGAAGAAACGTCCCGCCGAGTCTGGCCGCAAgcgaaacaacaacagcaaccagaacaaccagcagcagcaggcgcagcaccagcagcaacagcagcaaaacTCCAACTCAAACGACTCTTCCCAGCTGACGGGAGGCGTGGCCAGCGGTCCCGGTAGCGACCGACTGGGTGGAGGAGCGGCTGGTAGCGTCGACAGCGGTTTGGGCGGCAACAATGCGGGCGGGATTGGAGGCGGAGGTGGTGCCGGCGTCGGAGGCAGCGGCGGTGGCGTCGGAGGAGTCGGCGCCGTTGGAAGcggaggcggtggcggcggacgCGGCCTGTCCCGTTCCAACTCGACACAGGCCAATCAGGCCCAAATGCTGCACAACGGCGGCGGCGGTTCCGGCGGCAACGTTGGCAACTCTGGCGGCGTCGGCGACCGGTTATCCGACCGGGGAGGAGGAGGCATCGGCGGCAACGACAGCGGCAGTTGCTCCGACTCGGGCACTTTCCTTAAGCCGGACCCCGTGTCCGGAGCGTACACCGCGCAGGAGTACTACGAGTATGATGAGATCCTAAAGCTGCGGCAGAACGCACTCAAGAAGGAGGACGCCGACCTCCAGCTCGAAATGGAGAAGCTCGAGCGGGAGCGCAACCTGCACATCCGCGAACTAAAGCGGATACTTAACGAGGATCAG TCCCGCTTCAACAATCATCCCGTGCTGAACGATCGCTATCTCCTGCTGATGCTCCTGGGCAAGGGTGGCTTCTCAGAGGTGCACAAGGCCTTCGACCTCAAGGAGCAACGCTATGTCGCATGTAAGGTGCACCAATTAAACAAGGATTGGAAGGAGGATAAGAAAGCTAATTATATCAA ACACGCCTTGCGGGAATACAATATACACAAGGCTCTGGATCACCCGCGGGTTGTCAAGCTCTACGACGTCTTTGAGATCGACGCGAATTCGTTCTGCACGGTCCTCGAGTACTGCGACGGCCACGATCTGGACTTCTATCTGAAGCAACATAAGACTATACCCGAGCGTGAGGCGCGCTCGATAATAATGCAG GTTGTGTCTGCCCTTAAGTATCTAAATGAGATTAAGCCGCCGGTCATCCACTACGACCTGAAGCCCGGCAACATATTGCTGACCGAGGGCAACGTCTGTGGCGAGATCAAAATCACTGACTTCGGTCTGTCCAAGGTGATGGACGACGAGAACTACAATCCCGACCACGGCATGGATCTGACCTCCCAGGGCGCGGGCACCTACTG GTACCTGCCACCCGAGTGTTTTGTGGTGGGCAAGAATCCCCCAAAGATATCTTCGAAGGTGGACGTGTGGAGCGTGGGCGTGATCTTCTACCAGTGCCTCTACGGAAAGAAGCCGTTCGGGCACAATCAGTCGCAAGCGACCATCCTTGAGGAGAACACGATCCTGAAAGCCACCGAGGTGCAGTTCTCCAACAAGCCAACAGTCTCCAACGAGGCCAAG AGCTTCATCCGCGGCTGCTTGGCGTACCGAAAGGAGGACCGCATGGATGTGTTCGCTCTGGCCCGGCACGAGTACATCCAGCCACCGATACCGAAGCACGGACGGGGCTCGCTcaatcagcagcagcaagcgcagcagcaacaacaacagcagcaacaacagcagcagcagtcgtCGACGTCGCAGGCCAACTCAGCCGGCCAGACATCGTTCTCTGCCCACATGTTTGGCAATATGAACCAATCCAGTTCATCCTAG